One part of the Paenibacillus silvisoli genome encodes these proteins:
- the metG gene encoding methionine--tRNA ligase yields MSETKKPFYITTPIYYPSDKLHIGHAYTTVAGDAMARYKRLRGHEVWYLTGTDEHGQKIERKAQEKGKTPQQFVDDIVVTIKELWKKLDISNDDFIRTTEDRHKAVVEQIFDQLLQQGDIYKGNYEGLYCTPCESFFLERQLVNGNCPDCGRPVELVKEESYFFRMSKYADRLLQFYEDNPEFIQPESRKNEMINNFIKPGLEDLAVSRTTFEWGVKVKGDPKHVVYVWIDALSNYITALGYGSGDQSKYDKFWPADVHLVGKEIVRFHTIYWPIMLMALGLPLPKKVFAHGWLLMKDGKISKSKGNVVDPVTLIDRYGLDALRYYLLREVPFGADGAFTPENFVERINFDLANDLGNLLNRTIAMIDKYFGGDVPAYDGNVTSFDETLSKLAVGTAEQVEAAMERMEFSVALSAIWQLVSRTNKYIDETQPWTLAKSEEKRGELASVMHHLAESLRIVSILLQPFLTNAPLKIRAQLGLTEGELTAWDSAKQFGQFPGGTKVAKGDPIFPRLDVPVETAFIAESMSGGTAPAAAEETPAESAQAAQAAAPAEAAAPAAPAAKEEIAIDEFAKVELRVAQVLAAEPIPKADKLLKLQLDLGFEQRQVVSGIAKFYTPEQLVGRKVICVTNLKPVKLRGEMSQGMILAASHGDQLTLATVPEDMPNGAIVK; encoded by the coding sequence ATGAGTGAGACAAAGAAACCATTCTATATTACGACGCCGATTTATTATCCGAGCGATAAGCTGCATATCGGCCACGCCTACACGACGGTAGCGGGCGACGCGATGGCTCGTTACAAACGGCTGCGGGGTCATGAAGTTTGGTATTTGACCGGTACCGACGAGCACGGCCAGAAGATCGAACGCAAAGCGCAGGAGAAAGGCAAGACCCCGCAGCAATTCGTGGACGACATCGTCGTTACCATTAAAGAGCTGTGGAAGAAGCTGGACATTTCCAATGACGATTTCATCCGGACGACGGAGGATCGCCATAAAGCGGTGGTCGAGCAAATTTTCGATCAATTGCTGCAGCAGGGCGACATCTATAAAGGAAACTACGAGGGACTGTATTGCACGCCGTGCGAGTCGTTCTTTCTGGAGCGTCAGCTCGTGAACGGCAACTGTCCGGACTGCGGACGCCCGGTCGAGCTGGTAAAGGAAGAGAGCTATTTCTTCCGGATGAGCAAATACGCGGATCGTTTGCTGCAGTTCTACGAGGACAATCCGGAGTTTATCCAGCCGGAATCCCGCAAGAACGAAATGATCAACAACTTCATTAAACCGGGCCTCGAAGATCTGGCCGTTTCCCGCACGACGTTCGAATGGGGCGTGAAAGTAAAGGGCGATCCGAAGCATGTCGTGTACGTGTGGATCGATGCGTTGTCCAACTATATTACGGCATTGGGCTATGGCTCGGGCGATCAAAGCAAATACGACAAGTTCTGGCCGGCCGACGTACACCTGGTCGGCAAAGAGATTGTCCGGTTCCATACGATCTACTGGCCGATCATGCTGATGGCGCTCGGACTGCCGCTGCCGAAAAAAGTATTCGCGCACGGCTGGCTGCTGATGAAGGACGGCAAAATATCGAAATCCAAAGGCAACGTCGTCGATCCGGTGACGTTGATCGACCGTTACGGTCTGGACGCGCTTCGTTATTACTTGCTGCGCGAAGTACCGTTTGGCGCGGACGGCGCATTCACGCCGGAAAACTTCGTGGAGCGCATCAACTTCGACCTTGCGAACGACCTCGGCAACCTGCTGAACCGGACGATCGCGATGATCGACAAATATTTCGGCGGCGACGTTCCTGCCTATGACGGCAACGTCACTTCGTTCGACGAGACCTTGTCTAAGCTTGCGGTCGGAACGGCCGAGCAAGTCGAAGCCGCGATGGAACGCATGGAATTCTCGGTCGCGCTGTCGGCGATTTGGCAGCTTGTAAGCCGCACGAACAAATATATCGATGAAACCCAGCCATGGACGCTTGCCAAGAGCGAAGAGAAGCGCGGCGAGCTAGCTTCCGTCATGCATCACCTGGCGGAATCGCTGCGCATCGTTTCGATTTTGCTGCAGCCGTTCCTGACGAACGCGCCGCTCAAAATCCGCGCGCAGCTCGGACTTACCGAGGGCGAGCTGACCGCATGGGACAGCGCGAAGCAGTTCGGCCAGTTCCCGGGCGGCACGAAGGTAGCGAAGGGCGATCCGATCTTCCCGCGTCTGGACGTTCCGGTCGAGACGGCGTTTATCGCCGAGTCGATGAGCGGAGGCACGGCGCCGGCGGCGGCGGAAGAGACGCCGGCTGAAAGCGCGCAAGCCGCTCAAGCCGCGGCTCCTGCCGAAGCGGCCGCGCCTGCAGCGCCGGCTGCGAAGGAAGAAATCGCGATCGACGAATTCGCCAAAGTCGAGCTGCGCGTCGCTCAAGTGCTTGCGGCCGAACCGATCCCGAAAGCGGATAAACTGCTTAAGCTGCAGCTGGATTTGGGCTTCGAGCAGCGCCAAGTCGTTTCCGGCATCGCCAAGTTTTACACGCCGGAGCAGCTTGTCGGCCGCAAGGTCATCTGCGTAACGAACCTGAAGCCGGTGAAGCTGCGCGGCGAAATGTCGCAAGGCATGATTTTGGCGGCATCGCATGGCGATCAACTGACATTGGCGACCGTTCCGGAAGATATGCCGAACGGCGCAATTGTGAAATAA
- the yidD gene encoding membrane protein insertion efficiency factor YidD: MRAIIKAPIHAYRRFISPLKPPTCRFYPSCSAYALEAIDKHGPLRGSWLAAKRISRCHPFHPGGVDFVPPTREELQAMRADGGLDSDASDSV; this comes from the coding sequence ATGCGAGCCATTATTAAAGCGCCGATTCACGCCTACCGGAGGTTCATTTCGCCGCTAAAACCGCCGACTTGCCGCTTCTATCCAAGCTGCTCCGCCTACGCGCTGGAAGCGATCGATAAGCACGGTCCGCTCCGCGGCAGCTGGCTTGCGGCCAAGCGGATTAGCCGATGCCATCCCTTTCACCCCGGAGGCGTCGATTTCGTGCCGCCTACGCGCGAGGAGCTGCAGGCGATGCGGGCGGATGGCGGCCTTGACAGCGACGCGTCCGATTCGGTATAG
- a CDS encoding Gfo/Idh/MocA family protein produces MIRVAMLSYWHVHAWDYTKQVQENPDTEIVAVWDEIPSRGQENADKLGVAFIADLDEILARTDIDAVVVDTPTNMHRDVMVKAARAGKHIFTEKVVAPTLSEVNEILAAVNEAGVKLTVSLPRLNDSYTLAIQDVLGKGLLGQLTQARVRLSHNGATAGWLPEHFYNLEQCGGGALIDLGCHPVYLNRLFLGLPESVNATFGYVTGKAVDDNTATVLRYENGAIGIAETGFVNPCSPFCVEIHGTEGSLLFGFTDNVMRVRSTKFENVYEWTEIELPSNRTSAFDQWVGHIQNDTIAEENIALAVDLTKIMEASTISENEKRSVKISELKN; encoded by the coding sequence ATGATTCGCGTAGCAATGCTCAGCTATTGGCACGTACATGCCTGGGACTACACCAAGCAGGTGCAAGAGAACCCGGACACCGAGATCGTAGCCGTTTGGGATGAAATTCCAAGCCGCGGTCAAGAAAATGCAGACAAACTCGGGGTAGCATTCATTGCCGACCTCGATGAGATCCTTGCTCGTACCGATATCGATGCGGTTGTAGTCGATACGCCGACAAACATGCACCGCGACGTAATGGTTAAAGCGGCTCGCGCCGGCAAGCACATCTTCACGGAGAAGGTTGTTGCTCCGACGCTTAGCGAAGTAAACGAAATTCTTGCCGCAGTAAACGAAGCCGGCGTGAAACTGACGGTTTCCCTGCCGCGCCTCAACGATTCCTACACACTGGCGATTCAAGACGTATTGGGCAAAGGGCTGCTCGGTCAATTGACGCAAGCTCGCGTACGTCTTTCCCATAACGGCGCAACGGCCGGCTGGCTTCCCGAGCACTTCTACAACCTCGAGCAATGCGGCGGCGGCGCGCTGATCGACCTGGGCTGCCACCCTGTATATTTGAACCGTTTGTTCCTCGGCCTGCCTGAGAGCGTAAACGCAACGTTCGGTTACGTAACAGGCAAAGCAGTCGACGACAACACGGCTACTGTTCTCCGTTACGAGAACGGCGCGATCGGTATCGCGGAAACCGGCTTCGTTAACCCTTGCTCCCCGTTCTGCGTGGAAATTCACGGTACAGAGGGCTCCCTGCTGTTCGGCTTCACCGATAACGTGATGCGCGTTCGCAGCACGAAGTTCGAGAACGTGTACGAGTGGACGGAAATCGAGCTGCCTTCCAACCGCACTTCGGCATTCGACCAATGGGTTGGCCACATCCAAAACGACACGATCGCGGAAGAGAACATCGCGCTTGCCGTTGACCTGACGAAAATTATGGAAGCTTCCACGATCTCCGAGAACGAGAAGCGTTCCGTAAAAATTTCCGAACTGAAAAACTAA